The proteins below are encoded in one region of Coffea arabica cultivar ET-39 chromosome 4c, Coffea Arabica ET-39 HiFi, whole genome shotgun sequence:
- the LOC113738604 gene encoding uncharacterized protein — protein sequence MRSRGQIWGLFSKRFRRFQSRPFCTNKPSNANNKNGTNIIIKEEANAADEASSSSISRQDAYKELENLNFMTAAKILFTTPPKNKKFGLDFHLVQLFFACLPSLAVYFVAQYARSEMRRMDAELEVKKKAEEEAKATEKAAEEQEMTSDPQLLAVKVRLDKLEETVKEIVVESKKKSADPRDKGQVDDGGRKQPTMVKPNNSAGDASSFNAAKGSPSKEAGEGRTPSTALTDASQGDQKSSKNYEPSSDVKK from the exons ATGAGAAGCAGGGGACAGATATGGGGCCTATTCTCAAAGCGATTCAGACGCTTTCAAAGCAGACCCTTTTGCACCAACAAGCCCTCCAACGCTAACAACAAGAATGGCACTAATATTATTATCAAGGAGGAGGCTAATGCTGCTGATGAGGCTTCTTCTTCATCTATAAGCCGACAAGATGCCTATAAAGAGCTGGAAAACCTCAACTTCATGACTGCTGCGAAGATTCTCTTTACCACTCCccccaaaaacaagaaatttgg GCTTGACTTCCATCTGGTACAACTCTTCTTTGCCTGCTTGCCATCACTGG CTGTGTATTTTGTGGCTCAGTATGCTCGCTCAGAAATGAGAAGAATGGATGCG GAACTGGAGGTGAAAAAAAAAGCTGAAGAAGAGGCAAAAGCAACAGAGAAGGCTGCCGAAGAACAAGAAATGACATCTGATCCACAGCTTTTGGCAGTAAAGGTGAGACTAGATAAGCTGGAAGAGACGGTGAAAGAAATTGTGGTGGAATCAAAGAAAAAATCAGCCGATCCCAGAGATAAGGGTCAGGTTGATGATGGTGGAAGAAAGCAACCAACAATGGTTAAACCCAACAATAGCGCAGGAGATGCCAGCTCTTTTAATGCTGCTAAGGGCAGCCCCAGCAAAGAGGCTGGCGAGGGTAGGACACCATCCACAGCACTCACTGATGCTTCGCAGGGTGATCAAAAGTCCAGCAAAAACTACGAGCCCTCTTCTGATGTAAAGAAGTGA